A region from the uncultured Stenotrophomonas sp. genome encodes:
- a CDS encoding putative transmembrane protein (Evidence 3 : Function proposed based on presence of conserved amino acid motif, structural feature or limited homology) translates to MSGMDNTHLLSTLLVSIGYRLPVLIALGVALVLLGGAPKALARTAALWALSLLMAATLLGGVLSVLPLLMIAAGDFDRIGVLNTMLGAAHFALSLLEAAGFVLLAWALVRALRGNAAGQC, encoded by the coding sequence GCGGCATGGACAACACGCACTTGCTGTCCACGCTGCTGGTGTCGATCGGCTACCGCCTGCCGGTGCTGATCGCGCTGGGCGTGGCACTGGTGCTGCTGGGCGGCGCCCCGAAGGCGCTGGCGCGCACCGCGGCACTGTGGGCCTTGTCGCTGCTGATGGCGGCGACGCTGCTGGGCGGGGTGCTGTCGGTGCTGCCGCTGCTGATGATCGCCGCCGGCGATTTCGACCGCATCGGCGTGCTCAACACCATGCTGGGCGCGGCCCACTTCGCGTTGTCGCTGCTGGAGGCGGCCGGCTTCGTGCTGCTGGCCTGGGCGCTGGTGCGGGCGCTGCGCGGAAACGCCGCCGGGCAATGTTGA